From the genome of Bactrocera oleae isolate idBacOlea1 chromosome 2, idBacOlea1, whole genome shotgun sequence, one region includes:
- the LOC106621249 gene encoding serine/threonine-protein kinase Wnk isoform X1, with amino-acid sequence MKLFTSVCILVTVLVLANGEPPIGKRPLGYPLWGSKSAKQIVLNRNKAALAGAKQRTLVVQIRSDQPVPLVLKGGRNAQQLRHGPNHLRGIRPVKLTGPVYLKSPTLGHKHLQRKPLKIKLANGKLQHKPATSYEVPFRFEVPATNTIQYPPLGNEVQQLPTETHSDFITEHEHENDHFAPIHTIPAPNLSLPENHPQESYLPPKLQSQTYHHTLTNHNNIENQYQVTEEHTNDQTIRDPLSGSQKLFAPDPDPSLPVAQLRPATEPFNQPSNGKPLPVDVQSNFLVPAQPLVQIIGAQEVPTPEIYPIQFTQQAQLQPVVGANVAAVHTAYDPTYLITQSNQLYTQHQQQLFQPSASVLHGAYVNADLTQEIASDGQILQAAKDPHHNIHPVLDSAPQFAALIAAPVLGEQHSAGHYNLQPQAAALTATSASPEGGFVVSNYYDNAGPDNSQLLQAYAEEEAQRLEIEAEQDKQQYALQQQQQQQQHLLALQQQHQQLQQQHDLQQQQQLHLQLQDQQLQQQLQEEQLQQQLQEQQLHQQLQDHQLHQQQLQQQQQQQRHQQQQQQSHHQQQSLDPAAAAFYEHQRLVQQQLGDDTPLRIFVPDDEAAGEARLQKRSDMVKKGTVEDASTSNNTTADDDLFEVSSSVEVSNENQKDEQTTDNE; translated from the exons CTCTTCACATCAGTTTGCATCCTCGTGACCGTTCTGGTACTCGCTAACGGCGAGCCACCCATCGGCAAACGTCCGTTAGGCTACCCGCTGTGGGGCAGTAAGAGCGCCAAGCAAATTGTCCTCAACCGCAACAAAGCTGCACTCGCTGGCGCCAAACAACGTACGCTGGTCGTGCAAATCCGCAGCGATCAGCCCGTGCCGCTCGTGCTAAAGGGCGGACGCAATGCTCAACAGCTGCGACATGGACCGAATCATTTGCGTGGCATACGTCCCGTTAAGCTAACCGGCCCGGTTTACTTGAAATCGCCAACGCTCGGACACAAACATTTGCAGCGTAAGCcgttgaaaattaaattggcGAACGGTAAGCTGCAGCATAAGCCGGCCACCAGCTACGAAGTGCCATTCCGCTTTGAAGTGCCTGCAACAAATACGATCCAATATCCACCGTTGGGCAATGAAGTGCAGCAACTGCCG ACGGAGACACACAGCGATTTCATCACTGAGCATGAGCATGAAAACGATCACTTTGCACCCATACACACAATACCCGCACCTAATCTCTCCTTGCCTGAAAATCATCCCCAGGAATCATATTTACCACCAAAACTACAATCACAAACCTACCATCACACCCTCACCAATCACAACAACATCGAGAATCAGTATCAGGTGACTGAAGAACATACCAATGATCAAACTATACGTGACCCACTTTCTGGCTCGCAGAAACTCTTCGCACCCGATCCAGATCCTTCATTGCCAGTCGCACAATTGCGTCCCGCCACGGAGCCGTTCAATCAACCCAGCAATGGCAAACCACTGCCGGTTGATGTGCAATCGAATTTCCTTGTACCCGCCCAGCCATTGGTGCAGATAATTGGCGCTCAAGAGGTGCCCACACCCGAAATCTATCCCATTCAATTTACACAACAAGCACAACTTCAACCAGTTGTGGGCGCCAATGTCGCTGCCGTGCATACAGCATACGATCCAACCTATCTGATCACGCAGTCCAACCAGTTGTATACGCAACATCAGCAACAGCTGTTCCAGCCCAGCGCCAGCGTCCTACACGGCGCTTATGTCAATGCCGATCTCACACAGGAAATCGCCAGTGATGGTCAAATCTTGCAGGCGGCCAAAGATCCACACCACAACATCCACCCGGTGTTGGATAGCGCACCACAATTTGCTGCACTTATCGCTGCACCGGTCTTAGGTGAGCAACACTCGGCCGGTCATTACAATTTACAGCCACAGGCGGCCGCTTTAACTGCCACATCGGCATCGCCCGAGGGTGGTTTTGTTGTGTCGAATTATTATGATAATGCTGGACCGGATAATTCTCAGCTGCTGCAAGCGTACGCTGAGGAGGAGGCGCAGCGTCTAGAAATCGAAGCGGAACAAGATAAGCAGCAATATGCCttacagcagcaacagcagcagcagcagcatttaTTGGCTCTCCAACAACAGcatcaacaactacaacaacaacacgacttgcagcagcaacagcagttgCATTTACAACTACAAGATCagcagttgcaacaacaactacaagaagaacaattacaacaacagctacaGGAGCAGCAACTGCATCAACAGCTACAGGACCACCAGCTACATCAACAGCaattgcagcagcagcagcagcagcaacgtcatcaacaacaacaacaacagagtcACCATCAACAACAGTCGCTAGATCCAGCAGCTGCCGCTTTCTACGAACACCAACGTTTAGTCCAGCAGCAACTTGGCGATGACACTCCACTGCGGATATTCGTGCCAGACGATGAAGCTGCCGGCGAAGCG CGTCTACAAAAGCGTTCTGATATGGTTAAAAAAGGTACTGTCGAGGATGCGAGCACATCGAACAACACTACAGCCGACGACGATCTATTCGAGGTATCTTCGTCCGTTGAAGTGTCTAATGAGAACCAAAAAGATGAACAAACGACTGACAATGAGTGA
- the LOC106621249 gene encoding serine/threonine-protein kinase Wnk isoform X2: MKLFTSVCILVTVLVLANGEPPIGKRPLGYPLWGSKSAKQIVLNRNKAALAGAKQRTLVVQIRSDQPVPLVLKGGRNAQQLRHGPNHLRGIRPVKLTGPVYLKSPTLGHKHLQRKPLKIKLANGKLQHKPATSYEVPFRFEVPATNTIQYPPLGNEVQQLPESYLPPKLQSQTYHHTLTNHNNIENQYQVTEEHTNDQTIRDPLSGSQKLFAPDPDPSLPVAQLRPATEPFNQPSNGKPLPVDVQSNFLVPAQPLVQIIGAQEVPTPEIYPIQFTQQAQLQPVVGANVAAVHTAYDPTYLITQSNQLYTQHQQQLFQPSASVLHGAYVNADLTQEIASDGQILQAAKDPHHNIHPVLDSAPQFAALIAAPVLGEQHSAGHYNLQPQAAALTATSASPEGGFVVSNYYDNAGPDNSQLLQAYAEEEAQRLEIEAEQDKQQYALQQQQQQQQHLLALQQQHQQLQQQHDLQQQQQLHLQLQDQQLQQQLQEEQLQQQLQEQQLHQQLQDHQLHQQQLQQQQQQQRHQQQQQQSHHQQQSLDPAAAAFYEHQRLVQQQLGDDTPLRIFVPDDEAAGEARLQKRSDMVKKGTVEDASTSNNTTADDDLFEVSSSVEVSNENQKDEQTTDNE, translated from the exons CTCTTCACATCAGTTTGCATCCTCGTGACCGTTCTGGTACTCGCTAACGGCGAGCCACCCATCGGCAAACGTCCGTTAGGCTACCCGCTGTGGGGCAGTAAGAGCGCCAAGCAAATTGTCCTCAACCGCAACAAAGCTGCACTCGCTGGCGCCAAACAACGTACGCTGGTCGTGCAAATCCGCAGCGATCAGCCCGTGCCGCTCGTGCTAAAGGGCGGACGCAATGCTCAACAGCTGCGACATGGACCGAATCATTTGCGTGGCATACGTCCCGTTAAGCTAACCGGCCCGGTTTACTTGAAATCGCCAACGCTCGGACACAAACATTTGCAGCGTAAGCcgttgaaaattaaattggcGAACGGTAAGCTGCAGCATAAGCCGGCCACCAGCTACGAAGTGCCATTCCGCTTTGAAGTGCCTGCAACAAATACGATCCAATATCCACCGTTGGGCAATGAAGTGCAGCAACTGCCG GAATCATATTTACCACCAAAACTACAATCACAAACCTACCATCACACCCTCACCAATCACAACAACATCGAGAATCAGTATCAGGTGACTGAAGAACATACCAATGATCAAACTATACGTGACCCACTTTCTGGCTCGCAGAAACTCTTCGCACCCGATCCAGATCCTTCATTGCCAGTCGCACAATTGCGTCCCGCCACGGAGCCGTTCAATCAACCCAGCAATGGCAAACCACTGCCGGTTGATGTGCAATCGAATTTCCTTGTACCCGCCCAGCCATTGGTGCAGATAATTGGCGCTCAAGAGGTGCCCACACCCGAAATCTATCCCATTCAATTTACACAACAAGCACAACTTCAACCAGTTGTGGGCGCCAATGTCGCTGCCGTGCATACAGCATACGATCCAACCTATCTGATCACGCAGTCCAACCAGTTGTATACGCAACATCAGCAACAGCTGTTCCAGCCCAGCGCCAGCGTCCTACACGGCGCTTATGTCAATGCCGATCTCACACAGGAAATCGCCAGTGATGGTCAAATCTTGCAGGCGGCCAAAGATCCACACCACAACATCCACCCGGTGTTGGATAGCGCACCACAATTTGCTGCACTTATCGCTGCACCGGTCTTAGGTGAGCAACACTCGGCCGGTCATTACAATTTACAGCCACAGGCGGCCGCTTTAACTGCCACATCGGCATCGCCCGAGGGTGGTTTTGTTGTGTCGAATTATTATGATAATGCTGGACCGGATAATTCTCAGCTGCTGCAAGCGTACGCTGAGGAGGAGGCGCAGCGTCTAGAAATCGAAGCGGAACAAGATAAGCAGCAATATGCCttacagcagcaacagcagcagcagcagcatttaTTGGCTCTCCAACAACAGcatcaacaactacaacaacaacacgacttgcagcagcaacagcagttgCATTTACAACTACAAGATCagcagttgcaacaacaactacaagaagaacaattacaacaacagctacaGGAGCAGCAACTGCATCAACAGCTACAGGACCACCAGCTACATCAACAGCaattgcagcagcagcagcagcagcaacgtcatcaacaacaacaacaacagagtcACCATCAACAACAGTCGCTAGATCCAGCAGCTGCCGCTTTCTACGAACACCAACGTTTAGTCCAGCAGCAACTTGGCGATGACACTCCACTGCGGATATTCGTGCCAGACGATGAAGCTGCCGGCGAAGCG CGTCTACAAAAGCGTTCTGATATGGTTAAAAAAGGTACTGTCGAGGATGCGAGCACATCGAACAACACTACAGCCGACGACGATCTATTCGAGGTATCTTCGTCCGTTGAAGTGTCTAATGAGAACCAAAAAGATGAACAAACGACTGACAATGAGTGA
- the LOC106621249 gene encoding serine/threonine-protein kinase Wnk isoform X3 — translation MKLFTSVCILVTVLVLANGEPPIGKRPLGYPLWGSKSAKQIVLNRNKAALAGAKQRTLVVQIRSDQPVPLVLKGGRNAQQLRHGPNHLRGIRPVKLTGPVYLKSPTLGHKHLQRKPLKIKLANGKLQHKPATSYEVPFRFEVPATNTIQYPPLGNEVQQLPKLFAPDPDPSLPVAQLRPATEPFNQPSNGKPLPVDVQSNFLVPAQPLVQIIGAQEVPTPEIYPIQFTQQAQLQPVVGANVAAVHTAYDPTYLITQSNQLYTQHQQQLFQPSASVLHGAYVNADLTQEIASDGQILQAAKDPHHNIHPVLDSAPQFAALIAAPVLGEQHSAGHYNLQPQAAALTATSASPEGGFVVSNYYDNAGPDNSQLLQAYAEEEAQRLEIEAEQDKQQYALQQQQQQQQHLLALQQQHQQLQQQHDLQQQQQLHLQLQDQQLQQQLQEEQLQQQLQEQQLHQQLQDHQLHQQQLQQQQQQQRHQQQQQQSHHQQQSLDPAAAAFYEHQRLVQQQLGDDTPLRIFVPDDEAAGEARLQKRSDMVKKGTVEDASTSNNTTADDDLFEVSSSVEVSNENQKDEQTTDNE, via the exons CTCTTCACATCAGTTTGCATCCTCGTGACCGTTCTGGTACTCGCTAACGGCGAGCCACCCATCGGCAAACGTCCGTTAGGCTACCCGCTGTGGGGCAGTAAGAGCGCCAAGCAAATTGTCCTCAACCGCAACAAAGCTGCACTCGCTGGCGCCAAACAACGTACGCTGGTCGTGCAAATCCGCAGCGATCAGCCCGTGCCGCTCGTGCTAAAGGGCGGACGCAATGCTCAACAGCTGCGACATGGACCGAATCATTTGCGTGGCATACGTCCCGTTAAGCTAACCGGCCCGGTTTACTTGAAATCGCCAACGCTCGGACACAAACATTTGCAGCGTAAGCcgttgaaaattaaattggcGAACGGTAAGCTGCAGCATAAGCCGGCCACCAGCTACGAAGTGCCATTCCGCTTTGAAGTGCCTGCAACAAATACGATCCAATATCCACCGTTGGGCAATGAAGTGCAGCAACTGCCG AAACTCTTCGCACCCGATCCAGATCCTTCATTGCCAGTCGCACAATTGCGTCCCGCCACGGAGCCGTTCAATCAACCCAGCAATGGCAAACCACTGCCGGTTGATGTGCAATCGAATTTCCTTGTACCCGCCCAGCCATTGGTGCAGATAATTGGCGCTCAAGAGGTGCCCACACCCGAAATCTATCCCATTCAATTTACACAACAAGCACAACTTCAACCAGTTGTGGGCGCCAATGTCGCTGCCGTGCATACAGCATACGATCCAACCTATCTGATCACGCAGTCCAACCAGTTGTATACGCAACATCAGCAACAGCTGTTCCAGCCCAGCGCCAGCGTCCTACACGGCGCTTATGTCAATGCCGATCTCACACAGGAAATCGCCAGTGATGGTCAAATCTTGCAGGCGGCCAAAGATCCACACCACAACATCCACCCGGTGTTGGATAGCGCACCACAATTTGCTGCACTTATCGCTGCACCGGTCTTAGGTGAGCAACACTCGGCCGGTCATTACAATTTACAGCCACAGGCGGCCGCTTTAACTGCCACATCGGCATCGCCCGAGGGTGGTTTTGTTGTGTCGAATTATTATGATAATGCTGGACCGGATAATTCTCAGCTGCTGCAAGCGTACGCTGAGGAGGAGGCGCAGCGTCTAGAAATCGAAGCGGAACAAGATAAGCAGCAATATGCCttacagcagcaacagcagcagcagcagcatttaTTGGCTCTCCAACAACAGcatcaacaactacaacaacaacacgacttgcagcagcaacagcagttgCATTTACAACTACAAGATCagcagttgcaacaacaactacaagaagaacaattacaacaacagctacaGGAGCAGCAACTGCATCAACAGCTACAGGACCACCAGCTACATCAACAGCaattgcagcagcagcagcagcagcaacgtcatcaacaacaacaacaacagagtcACCATCAACAACAGTCGCTAGATCCAGCAGCTGCCGCTTTCTACGAACACCAACGTTTAGTCCAGCAGCAACTTGGCGATGACACTCCACTGCGGATATTCGTGCCAGACGATGAAGCTGCCGGCGAAGCG CGTCTACAAAAGCGTTCTGATATGGTTAAAAAAGGTACTGTCGAGGATGCGAGCACATCGAACAACACTACAGCCGACGACGATCTATTCGAGGTATCTTCGTCCGTTGAAGTGTCTAATGAGAACCAAAAAGATGAACAAACGACTGACAATGAGTGA